The nucleotide window CAAAGCTCCGCATTGTACGATAGTATGACTGTAGGGGAAAACCTGGCTTTCCCATTACGTCGCAACAATAAAAGGATCAGCAATGACCAGGTACGCCGTATGGTGGATATTGTACTGGACGCCGTAGGGTTGTCGCAGACCATCAACCAACTGCCGGCAGAACTTTCCGGCGGTCAGCGCAAACGCATCGGCATTGCCCGTACCCTTATTCTGAAACCACAGATCATGCTGTATGATGAACCTACTGCCGGACTGGACCCTATCACCTGCATCGAAATCAATAATCTGATCAACGAAGTACAACGCCGGTTCAATACCAGTTCCATCATCATTACCCATGACCTCACCTGCGCCAAGGAAACCGGCGATAGCATTGCTGTGATGCAGGAGGGAAAGTTTGTAGCCAAAGGCTCTTTCGACGAAGTGTTCGATAAAGAGAACGACCTGATTCAAAGTTTTTATCAATACAATTTCATACAGTAAACCATGATTAAAGAAAGCAACAAGCGCACAGTAATAGTAGGCATCTTCATTTTTGTTGGACTGATCATTTTTACTGTAGCCATCCTGTTTCTGGGCGGGCAACGCAAAACCTTTACCCCTTCCGTACGGGTAAAGGCTATGTTCCATGATATTAACGGACTTACCGCCGGCAACAATGTGTGGTATTCCGGGGTTAAAGTAGGTACGGTCAAAAAAATCACTTTTATCAAACATGATGTGATAGAAGTGATCATGAATATCGAAAAAAGCTCACGGCAGTTTATCCATAAGGACGTAAAAGCCAAGGTAGGCTCAGATGGACTGGTAGGCAACAAAATCGTAATACTTTCCGGCGGCACAGAAACCCTGCCTGCTATTGAAAACAACGATGTGATTGTGGCGGAAACAGCGTTAAGCCCTGACAACATTATGGCCACCCTGCAAGTCAACAATGAAAACCTGGTATCTATCACCGGCAATCTCAAAGAGATCATGAAACACATCGCAGAAGGACAAGGCACTGTTGGTAAACTGCTGAAGGACGATTCTGTCTACAACAATGTGCAGGCAACGCTCAACAACCTGAAAACCACTGCTGCCAACACTCAGCGCCTGACCGACAAGCTGGCTGACTATGCCGCCAAACTGCAGACGAAAGGCTCTCTGGCCAACAACCTGATCACCGACACCGTGGTGTTCAGCCACCTGCGTGCTACCATGGCCCAGATGGATGACGCTGCCCAAAAGGCCAATAGTGTAGTGGCTGATCTCAAAAAAGCCAGTAGCACTGTCAGCGAAAATATCACCAATGATCAGTCTCCCGCCGGTGTGTTGCTGCATGATCAGGAATCTGCAGAAAGCCTGAAAAAAATCATCACCAACCTGGAATCCAGCACTTCCAAACTGGACCAGAACATGGAAGCGCTGAAGCATAATTTCCTGCTGAGAGGTTACTTCAGGAAACAGGCCAAACGCGAGCAAAAAGAACAAGCCGAAAAAGCGAAAATATTAAACAAGTCCCAGGACTGAAGTCCTGGGCTATATTAGCTAAAGTACTGGGATAAAGTCCTGGGATATTATTTTTCTGCGACTGTTGTCAATAGCGGGGAATTAAACATACTTACCGGGGATATGATCTGCTCAGAGAGCGGGATCTTATCCCCGTAAATTTGTTGCATCTGTTTTTTTACAGCAGGACTGTTCAGGTCGAAATCCTTCAGCTGTTGCAACTTCCCCAGTTCCAGGCCGGTTGCTTCCTTATATATCTTCCACACCAGCTCAGAACAATAGATTCGTTCGTCTGACCAACCGAAATAAAAATCATAATCCTTTCCGTTGTACTTTTTGCCGGCCTCCATCATTTTATCCAGTGTTGCCGTGGTGAGTACGCTGTCTGCATTTTTCAGGCGCTTGATAACATAATGTCCGTTGCGTCCGCGGGCCATCCAGGCCGACAACGGCGTGTAACGAACAGGCTGCACCGCTTCGTAAACATACAGTTCACCGCCAACGGTAAAGATAATGCCGCAGTGGCTGTATTTGGAATGGGTAGCGAATTTGATAGCGGTGCTGAGGCCAGACACAGACTCCTGAAAGATCACATCTCCTGGCTTTACTGTAGGGGCTTTCAGTGCTACAGGCGTACGTTGCTGGCAACCGGCACTTAAAGTCAGCAGCGGCAATATCAACATTAACACCATCAGTTTTAAGTTGGCCATTTTGTATTTTTTTGTAATGATAAATTTTTTCCTTCACTTATGCTTAGCGTATTTTTAGCGAATGAAAGTTAAAAGACGTTGGCTTTATTTTATCCTTATTCTGTTGAACATACCCCTGGGATTAGCCACCAGATGGGCACCGCAGTATTTTCCCACTATTATTCGCGTATATGGCGGTGACGTATTTTCAGCTACCTGTATCTTTTTTGGTATCCGTTTTTTGTATCCGCTAAAGGCTGTTTCCAAAGTAGCGCTGATCAGTTTTCTGGTATGTATTGCCATTGAAGTACAGCAGCTGTATCAGGCGGAATGGGCCGTGAGACTGCGTAATACCCCATTGGGTATTTTGCTGGGGCATGGCTTTTTGTGGAGTGATTGTGTATGTTATGCGGTAGGAACGCTGATGGCGGCGGCGCTGGCGTTTTTGCTGGAGCGGACCAGTTATTTCCGAAGCTGATGAAATGATATAGGATGATGTGGTATCTGCATCATCCTATATCCTGATCAATTAATTCACGCCTATTTTTATCACTACCTTTTTAACCGCCGCTGGCTGATCGATAAGGAGATTAGGCATATGGAGATCGGTTGGGAAAAAGATGGCGAAGTTGTGCTGGTCTAGCCGCGTGAAGAAAGCCGGCTTTTCGGCAAACAGCATATAGTCTTCTGTTTCACTGTATGGTTTTGAAGGAGTTTGTTCCCGGAGGAAGTCATGTCCTATCAGTTCTGCACCTTTCACGATATACTGAATATCGATATATTTTTTATGTGCTTCCATTTGTTCACCGGAAGGGTCTACGGTATCATATTCATTGACGATCGCGAAGATGTTGGTGCCGTCGATTTCATACTTTCCTTTTTCCAGTGTGCTGAAGTCGGTTTGTGCGAGGTATTCAAAAGCCTTTACAAACCTGGGGCCCAGGCAGTGGTAGCGATGGGCGTTTGTTAATGTGTCGAGTATCATGTGAGCTAAAAAAGCAAAGATATTCAGAAAACGCAGACTTTTATACGATGGTCACTTTAATGCCCATATCTTCCATGGCTTTGACCACGTGCGGGGAGATGGCGGTGTCGGTGATTACTTCATCCACATCTTCCAGGCCACAGATACGGCCAAATCCTCTTTTCCCGAATTTGGTGGAGTCTGCGAGTACGATGATTTTTTGAACGGTGGCAATCATTTTCTGGTTCAGATGGGCTTCCATGATGTTGGAGGTGGTGAGACCGAATTCAAGATCGATACCGTCTACGCCGAGGAAAAGTTTGCTGCAGGAGAAGTCTTCCAGTATTTTTTCTGCGTAAGGTCCTGTAACGGAGGAAGAGCTGGTGCGTAGATGGCCACCGAGCTGTATTACTTCCACATCGGGGATGCGGATGAGTTCCAGCGCTACGTTGAGAGCACCAGTGATGATGGTCAGGTGTCCTTTGGGATGGATATTCTTAGCCAGAGAAAGTACGGAGGTACCGGAGGCGATAATGATGGCATCATTGGGTGCGATGAGTGCTGCGGCAGCCTGTCCGATTTTGTTTTTTTCCTCGCTGCGCAGTTTCTCTTTTTCATTGACCGGCTTATCGTTGGTGTAAGGATTATTGATGGTGGCACCTCCATGAGAACGGAACAGTAGTGCCTTATCTTCCAGCAGCTTCAGATCTTTTCGTATAGTCACTCCCGATACATCCAGTTCCTTGCAGAGGTCAACAACATTCACATATCCTTTTTCGGCCAGTTTATCCAGTATATACTTATGGCGTTCAGCTATATTGATCATAGACATATCGCATAAAAGTAACGTATTAAGCGCTATTGACAAGTTTTTCTGAAAGCGTTTTAACCTAACCTTAACCGTCTGATTTCATTCTATTTTCTATTGTTACTTTTTTATCCAGATACCCCTTTCACTTTTAATAACAATGAAATACTATGAAGGGTTGTAAGTTATAAGTCGATGATCGCCATTGCTCCCAGCCATTTTCCCATTCATCCAGAAAAATATTTCCTTTTCTGATTAAATTTTCTATTTTACTTTCGAATTATTTTATTTTCTTTTATTTTACATTCAAATTTAAAACATTTCGAAAGTAATTAAAAGATATATTATAACAATATGAATAGACCGGAATCCATAAAAAGCCTGCGAGCAATGCCCGCCAGGACCTGGGACATGATCATCATCGGAGGAGGTGCCACAGGTCTGGGGATAGCCATGGACGCTGCTTCCAGGGGATATAAGACACTACTGCTCGAACAGGCTGACTTTGCCAAAGGTACCTCCAGCAGAGCTACCAAGCTGGTGCATGGCGGGGTGCGTTACCTGGCCCAGGGAGATATAGCCCTGGTGCGGGAAGCACTCTATGAAAGAGGGTTATTATTGAACAACGCCCCTCACCTCGCACATAATCAGCAGTTTATCATTCCTCACTATTCATGGTGGCAAGGGCCTTTCTATACCATCGGCCTTAAAATATATGATATGCTGTCTGGCCGTCTGAGCCTGGGTAAATCCAGCCATATCAGCAAAAACGAAGTCACCAACCGCCTCCCTAATATCAAGGCCAGTGGCCTCAAAGGCGGTATCGTATATCATGACGGACAATTTGACGACGCACGTCTGGCTGTCAATATCGCACAGACAGCCGCAGAAAACGGCGCCGTTATGCTCAACTATTTCAAAGTAGACGGCCTGCTGAAACAGGATGGTAAAGTAGCCGGCGTAACCACCACCGATATGGAAACAGGCGAAACCTTCCAGCTGAGCGCCCGTACCGTGATCAACGCCACCGGTGTATTTGTAGACGAGATACTGCAACTGGACAATCCCGGCGCACGTCCGATGGTACGTCCGAGTCAGGGTGTACACCTGGTGCTCGACGCCTCTTTCCTGAAAAGTACCAGTGCCATTATGATACCCAAGACTCCGGACGGCCGTGTACTCTTTGCGGTGCCCTGGCACAACAAAGTATTGCTGGGCACCACCGACACCCCGCTGGAAGCACACAGCATGGAGCCGGTAGCGCTGGAGCAGGAGATTGATTTTATTCTCAGCACTGCCGCCCAGTACCTCACGCGCACGCCTACACGTGCCGATGTACTCAGCATGTTTGCCGGCCTCCGTCCGCTTGCAGCACCTCAGAAAGATACCGGTAGCACCAAGGAAATTTCCCGTAGTCATAAGATCCTGGTAGCTCCCTCCGGCCTGATCACCATCACCGGCGGTAAATGGACCACCTTCCGGAAAATGGCAGAAGACACTGTAGACGAAGCTATTCGCCAGGGTAACATCACTCCGGCCAAATGCAACACCAAAGGCATGCGTATCCATGGCTATCAGAAACAACCTATGGCGCTGGCCCCACTGGATGTTTACGGCAGTGATGCTGCACAGGTGCAGGCTATCGCCGCCATGCAGCCCGAACTGGCTAAAACACTGCATCCACGGCTGCCTTATATCAAAGCACAGGTAATCTGGGCAGTTAAACAGGAGATGGCGCGCACCGTAGAAGATACCCTCGCCAGAAGGTTGCGGGCACTGTTCCTCGACGCACAGGCCGCCATAGACATGGCTCCGGAAGTAGCCTCCATCATGGCCGCGGAACTGGGTAAAAACGAGGAATGGCAAGAACAGCAGGTGAAAGCCTTTTATGCTGTAGCTCAAAATTATCTGCTGAAAAATATCCGTACACGTGAACAATTGCCTGTAACTGCCTAGCATATTACTATACCGGTAATTCCACTGTCAACTATAGCGATACTGATTATCCACGTAGAAAAAGAAAAACATGACCAAATACATCATGGCCCTTGACCAGGGCACCACCAGCTCAAGAGCTATTATCTTTGACAAGACAGGGGCTGTTATTTCCGTTGCCCAGAAAGAGTTTACACAACTCTTTCCTGCTCCGGGATGGGTAGAGCACGACCCTTCTGAAATATGGAGCAGCCAGATAGGCGTAGCCACCGAAGCAATGGCCAAGGTGGGCCTGGAAGGCGGTAACATTGCAGCCATCGGTATTACCAACCAACGGGAAACAACCCTGGTATGGGACCGGGAAACGGGCAAACCTATTCACAACGCCATTGTGTGGCAGGACCGTCGTACCGCCGCTTTCTGTGACAACCTGAAAGCCGGTGGCAAAGAAAATCTTATCCGTGAAAAAACCGGTCTTGTTATCGACGCCTACTTCTCCGGCACCAAAGTAAAATGGATACTCGACAACGTAAGTGGTGCCCGCGAACGGGCTGCACAGGGTAAACTGGCCTTTGGTACCGTTGACTCATGGCTGGTATGGAACCTTACCCATGGTGCTGTTCATGCCACTGATATTACCAACGCCTCCCGTACCATGCTATTCAACATTCACACCCAGCAATGGGATGCTGAACTGCTGGCATTACTGGACATCCCTGCTTCCATGCTACCGGAAGTTAAAGAGTCCAGTGAAGTATGCGGACTGACAGCGCCTGGTATCTTCGCTGCACAGATACCCATCGCTGGCATTGCCGGAGATCAGCATGCAGCCTTATTCGGACAGATGTGTACCGCACCCGGCATGGTAAAAAACACCTATGGCACCGGCTGTTTTATGTTGATGAACATCGGTGAAAAACCTATCCTCAGCAAAAACAACCTGCTTACCACCGTAGCCTGGAAAGTAAACGGCCAGACTCACTATGCACTGGAAGGCAGCATCTTCATAGCAGGTGCTATCGTACAATGGCTGCGTGATGGCCTCGGTATTATCCGCTCCTCATCTGAGGTGGAAGCCCTGGCCGCCAAAGCAGCGCAAAACGATGGCGTATACCTGGTACCCGCTTTTGCTGGTTTGGGAGCTCCGCACTGGGACCAGCATGCACGCGGCACCTTAGTAGGCATGACCCGTGGCACCAACCAGGCCCACATTGCCCGTGCTGCTCTGGAAAGTATTGCCTATCAAACCATGGATGTACTGAAAGCGATGGAAGCCGATGCAGGCATCAGCATAAAAGAACTTCGTGTAGACGGTGGCGCTACCGGCAACAATCTGCTGATGCAGTTCCAGGCCGATATCCTGCAGGCCAAAGTAGTACGTCCGGGTATTACAGAAACCACTGCGCTGGGAGCAGCTTACCTGGCTGGCCTGGCTACCGGCTACTGGCAAAACCTTGAAGAGATACGCAACCAGTGGCAGATGGAAAAAACATTTGCGCCAGACCTGGAGCAACCACACAGAGAAACGTGGATCGAGGGCTGGAACAGGGCTGTAGATGCCACCAAACACTGGGCCCAATAGTTTAAACGGAAACCATGCCTTCTTATCATGTAGCAAACCAACAAATCACCAATATCTATGTCTCCAATTTTAGCTGAATTTATAGGCACGGCCTTGTTGCTCCTGCTGGGCAATGGTGTTGTAGCCAATGTGGTACTTAACAAAACCAAAGGCAACAGCAGCGGATGGATTGTCATCACCACCGGATGGGCGCTGGCTGTATACGTTGGCGTAGTAGTAGCGGGCCCTTATAGCGGCGCGCACCTCAACCCTGCCGTAACGGTAGCGATGGCATTTGCCGGCAAATTTGCCTGGGCAGATGTGCCTATGTTTGTGATCGCACAACTGACAGGCGCTATGCTGGGCACTTCCCTGGTATGGTACAACTACAAAGACCATCTGGATGCTACGCCTGACAACGGCCTGCAACGTGCCTGCTTCTGCACGGAGCCGGCTATACGTAAACCACTGCGTAATTTCATCTGCGAAGTGACAGGCACTTTTGTGTTGTTGTTTACCATCTTCTACTTTACCAATGCTGAGATGGGTGCAGAAAAAACACCCGTAGGACTGGGCTCTCTGGGCGCAGTACCTGTGGCTTTGCTCGTATGGGCCATCGGTCTTTCTCTGGGCGGCACTACCGGTTATGCCATCAATCCGGCCAGAGACCTGGGCCCCAGAATCATGCACGCGATCCTTCCAATGAAAGGGAAAGGACATAACGACTGGGGTTATGCCTGGATACCGGTAGCTGGTCCGTTGACCGGCGCCATCCTCGCAGCCGCCCTCTACCTGTTTCTGAAATAACCAGTAGCCATAACTGGTAAGCCTATACGCTTACCCGTACACGTTAGAAAAAATGTATACACCTGTAAATCATCAACAATGAAGAAACAAAGGAATGTCCGGCTGATGGCCTGTGCCATGGCAGCTGCAGCAACCGCTTTTACAGCCTGTAAAACATCCAGACCAACCACTGCACACAACAGCGATCTTCCTGCCTTCTTTAAGGTGGGTCACCGCGGCACCAGGGGACTGATGCCTGAAAACACTATCCCTGCCATGTACAAAGGACTGGAAACAGGATCCAACACCATCGAATTTGATGTACACATCACCAAAGACGGACAGGTAGTGGTTTACCACGATGCCTCCTTCACACCATCCTACACCACTATGCCGGATGGTAAAGATATCCCGGCAGCAGACCGTAGCAAATATGTTTTATACCAGATGAACTATGCCGACATCCGGCCTTTTATCATCGGTGAAAAACCATATCCAGCCTTTCCGGAACAACAGCGGCTCCGCTCCTATGCTCCCCTGCTGGGCGAGATGATCGACTCAGTAGAACACTATACCCGTACACATAACCTGCCACCAGCCTACTACCTGCTGGAGGTGAAATCTTCTGAAAAAACTGATGGCATTGAACAGCCTTCTCCGGAAGAATATATGAAGATCATGATGGCGGTAAAACAGTTAAAACCATTAGGAAACCGGCTGCTGATACAGTCTTTCGACATGCGCCCGCTGCAGGTGCTGCACAAAACACACCCGCATATCAAACTGGGCTTCCTTACCGGCGACAAAAACACCACATTCGAACAGCATCTGCAACAACTGGGCTTTACACCAGCGTTCTACAATCCATCCTACAACCTGGCAACACCAGAACTTGTAAAAAAATGTCATGATAAAAATATACGAATCGTACCCTGGACTGTACAGGAACAGGCGGAAATGAAAAAACTGAAAGCCATCAGCGTAGACGGTATTATCACTGACTACCCTAACAGGCTGCAGGAAGCACTGTAATTCAATCAACCAAAAAAACACAGGAAAAAAACACAGTTTATGAAATTGCGAACAAGATTCCGGGCATTCCGTCCGGGCGCTATTTTTTTGCTATGCCTCGGGATCATTCTATCAACCTCCACTGCCCTGTTTGCCCAGGACCTTGCTATTACCGGTAAGGTAACCGGCACCGGCGGTATTCCACTTCCCGGCGTGAACATACAGATAACCGGCACCAGCAAAGGGGCCTCCACCAATGCCGACGGTCAGTTTAAACTGAGCGCACCGGCAGGTTCTACGTTAAAAATCTCATTTATCGGCTACCTTTCCAAAGAGGTAAAAGTAGTCAATGCACTTCCAATGCACATTACACTCGAAGAAGATGTACAAAAGCTCAATGATGTGGTGGTAGTGGGCTATGGCACACAGAAAAAAGCCACGCTGACAGGGGCTATTACTACTGTTTCCATGACTGAAAAAGAAGGCCGGCCTATAACCAACGCCAGTAATGCATTACAGGGCGTTCCCGGCATATTCACCAACCTGAGCAACAGTCAGCCCGGTGTAGACAGAAGCACCATCCGTATAAGAGGTGTAGGCACACTGAGCAATAATGATCCGCTGGTGCTTGTGGATGGTATCGAATACTCCATGGACGAGCTGAATCCAAATGACATTGAAACCATCACGGTACTGAAAGACGCTGCTGCCTCCATCTACGGTTCCCGTGCGGCCAATGGCGTTATCCTGGTGACTACCAAAAAAGGAAAAGGCGCCTCTAAAATCAACTACAGCTATTATCGTGGCGTGCAGAAAGCCACCTATCTACCGGACATCATTACCGACCCGATCGCGTATATGATGCTAAAAAATCAGGCTAACCTGAACGAAGGAACCGCCAAAGTAGATTACACGGATGCCCAGATCACAGAATACGAAAAAGGAATGCTGACTGATCCGATCACTTATCCGGCTAACAACTGGTATAAGATCGCACTCAAGAATGGCATTATCCAGAAACATGATCTGAGTGTTTCCGGTAGCACTGACAAGTACCAATACCGGTTGTCACTGGGGTACCTCGACAGGGATGGTATTCTCTTCGGACCTGGCAACCATGAGAAAAAATACTCTGTAGGTTTGAACAGCTCTATGCAAGTAACCAAAAAGTTAAGAGCAGGCCTCACGCTGGATGGCTATTACCGTAACTACACACAGCCTTTCTACAGCTCTACCTGGGAGTACCTCGCGAGAGCCCTGCCTATCCTCACCGATACGCTGGCAGACGGACGCTATGGTAACTCCTGGCTGAGAACAGCCGGACGCAACAACTGGGAACACCCCCGTATGCTTTCCTACAACGGCTTACAAACAAAAGTAGTACAACGTTTCCTGGCTACTATTTTCGCAGAATACAAACTGCCTTTTGATATCAACTACAATATCAAATTTGGCGTGGACAAATACGATGGTCAGCTAACACAGTTTACACCGCGTATGCAGACGTTTGACCCGAAAACCAATGCTGCCACCAACTGGAACAATCCCAATACAGCACCCCGTTCCTACAAAACGGACTACAATGACATGAACATTCACTTCTACAATACCCTGGATTGGAAGAAGACGTTTGCATCCAAACATAACCTGAGTGCCATGGTAGGTGCGAGTTACGACAACTTCGACAAAGATCAGTTTGATGCCAGCATGTATGGTTATCTGGATGCTACACTGGACGCTCTGAATGCAGGCGTGTACTGGAATGCTACATCCGGCAACACTACCCGTGACGTACTGGAATCTTATTTTGGCCGTGTAAATTATGATTATGATGGAAAATACCTGTTTGAAGCAGCTTTCCGTTACGATGGCTCTTCCCGTTTTGCCAAAGGAAACCGCTGGGGTC belongs to Chitinophaga sp. HK235 and includes:
- a CDS encoding ABC transporter ATP-binding protein, translated to MKQRSAEIDRNEVVISIRDLYKSFGSNRVLRGVDLDLHKGENVVVLGRSGTGKSVLIKIIVGLLYPDAGTVNVLGRDVNTLTEADLRELRMQVGFSFQSSALYDSMTVGENLAFPLRRNNKRISNDQVRRMVDIVLDAVGLSQTINQLPAELSGGQRKRIGIARTLILKPQIMLYDEPTAGLDPITCIEINNLINEVQRRFNTSSIIITHDLTCAKETGDSIAVMQEGKFVAKGSFDEVFDKENDLIQSFYQYNFIQ
- a CDS encoding MlaD family protein, encoding MIKESNKRTVIVGIFIFVGLIIFTVAILFLGGQRKTFTPSVRVKAMFHDINGLTAGNNVWYSGVKVGTVKKITFIKHDVIEVIMNIEKSSRQFIHKDVKAKVGSDGLVGNKIVILSGGTETLPAIENNDVIVAETALSPDNIMATLQVNNENLVSITGNLKEIMKHIAEGQGTVGKLLKDDSVYNNVQATLNNLKTTAANTQRLTDKLADYAAKLQTKGSLANNLITDTVVFSHLRATMAQMDDAAQKANSVVADLKKASSTVSENITNDQSPAGVLLHDQESAESLKKIITNLESSTSKLDQNMEALKHNFLLRGYFRKQAKREQKEQAEKAKILNKSQD
- a CDS encoding YiiX family permuted papain-like enzyme → MANLKLMVLMLILPLLTLSAGCQQRTPVALKAPTVKPGDVIFQESVSGLSTAIKFATHSKYSHCGIIFTVGGELYVYEAVQPVRYTPLSAWMARGRNGHYVIKRLKNADSVLTTATLDKMMEAGKKYNGKDYDFYFGWSDERIYCSELVWKIYKEATGLELGKLQQLKDFDLNSPAVKKQMQQIYGDKIPLSEQIISPVSMFNSPLLTTVAEK
- a CDS encoding DUF2809 domain-containing protein — protein: MKVKRRWLYFILILLNIPLGLATRWAPQYFPTIIRVYGGDVFSATCIFFGIRFLYPLKAVSKVALISFLVCIAIEVQQLYQAEWAVRLRNTPLGILLGHGFLWSDCVCYAVGTLMAAALAFLLERTSYFRS
- a CDS encoding YhcH/YjgK/YiaL family protein: MILDTLTNAHRYHCLGPRFVKAFEYLAQTDFSTLEKGKYEIDGTNIFAIVNEYDTVDPSGEQMEAHKKYIDIQYIVKGAELIGHDFLREQTPSKPYSETEDYMLFAEKPAFFTRLDQHNFAIFFPTDLHMPNLLIDQPAAVKKVVIKIGVN
- a CDS encoding DeoR/GlpR family DNA-binding transcription regulator is translated as MINIAERHKYILDKLAEKGYVNVVDLCKELDVSGVTIRKDLKLLEDKALLFRSHGGATINNPYTNDKPVNEKEKLRSEEKNKIGQAAAALIAPNDAIIIASGTSVLSLAKNIHPKGHLTIITGALNVALELIRIPDVEVIQLGGHLRTSSSSVTGPYAEKILEDFSCSKLFLGVDGIDLEFGLTTSNIMEAHLNQKMIATVQKIIVLADSTKFGKRGFGRICGLEDVDEVITDTAISPHVVKAMEDMGIKVTIV
- a CDS encoding glycerol-3-phosphate dehydrogenase/oxidase; the encoded protein is MNRPESIKSLRAMPARTWDMIIIGGGATGLGIAMDAASRGYKTLLLEQADFAKGTSSRATKLVHGGVRYLAQGDIALVREALYERGLLLNNAPHLAHNQQFIIPHYSWWQGPFYTIGLKIYDMLSGRLSLGKSSHISKNEVTNRLPNIKASGLKGGIVYHDGQFDDARLAVNIAQTAAENGAVMLNYFKVDGLLKQDGKVAGVTTTDMETGETFQLSARTVINATGVFVDEILQLDNPGARPMVRPSQGVHLVLDASFLKSTSAIMIPKTPDGRVLFAVPWHNKVLLGTTDTPLEAHSMEPVALEQEIDFILSTAAQYLTRTPTRADVLSMFAGLRPLAAPQKDTGSTKEISRSHKILVAPSGLITITGGKWTTFRKMAEDTVDEAIRQGNITPAKCNTKGMRIHGYQKQPMALAPLDVYGSDAAQVQAIAAMQPELAKTLHPRLPYIKAQVIWAVKQEMARTVEDTLARRLRALFLDAQAAIDMAPEVASIMAAELGKNEEWQEQQVKAFYAVAQNYLLKNIRTREQLPVTA
- the glpK gene encoding glycerol kinase GlpK, translating into MTKYIMALDQGTTSSRAIIFDKTGAVISVAQKEFTQLFPAPGWVEHDPSEIWSSQIGVATEAMAKVGLEGGNIAAIGITNQRETTLVWDRETGKPIHNAIVWQDRRTAAFCDNLKAGGKENLIREKTGLVIDAYFSGTKVKWILDNVSGARERAAQGKLAFGTVDSWLVWNLTHGAVHATDITNASRTMLFNIHTQQWDAELLALLDIPASMLPEVKESSEVCGLTAPGIFAAQIPIAGIAGDQHAALFGQMCTAPGMVKNTYGTGCFMLMNIGEKPILSKNNLLTTVAWKVNGQTHYALEGSIFIAGAIVQWLRDGLGIIRSSSEVEALAAKAAQNDGVYLVPAFAGLGAPHWDQHARGTLVGMTRGTNQAHIARAALESIAYQTMDVLKAMEADAGISIKELRVDGGATGNNLLMQFQADILQAKVVRPGITETTALGAAYLAGLATGYWQNLEEIRNQWQMEKTFAPDLEQPHRETWIEGWNRAVDATKHWAQ
- a CDS encoding MIP/aquaporin family protein; translated protein: MSPILAEFIGTALLLLLGNGVVANVVLNKTKGNSSGWIVITTGWALAVYVGVVVAGPYSGAHLNPAVTVAMAFAGKFAWADVPMFVIAQLTGAMLGTSLVWYNYKDHLDATPDNGLQRACFCTEPAIRKPLRNFICEVTGTFVLLFTIFYFTNAEMGAEKTPVGLGSLGAVPVALLVWAIGLSLGGTTGYAINPARDLGPRIMHAILPMKGKGHNDWGYAWIPVAGPLTGAILAAALYLFLK
- a CDS encoding glycerophosphodiester phosphodiesterase family protein, whose product is MKKQRNVRLMACAMAAAATAFTACKTSRPTTAHNSDLPAFFKVGHRGTRGLMPENTIPAMYKGLETGSNTIEFDVHITKDGQVVVYHDASFTPSYTTMPDGKDIPAADRSKYVLYQMNYADIRPFIIGEKPYPAFPEQQRLRSYAPLLGEMIDSVEHYTRTHNLPPAYYLLEVKSSEKTDGIEQPSPEEYMKIMMAVKQLKPLGNRLLIQSFDMRPLQVLHKTHPHIKLGFLTGDKNTTFEQHLQQLGFTPAFYNPSYNLATPELVKKCHDKNIRIVPWTVQEQAEMKKLKAISVDGIITDYPNRLQEAL
- a CDS encoding TonB-dependent receptor, encoding MKLRTRFRAFRPGAIFLLCLGIILSTSTALFAQDLAITGKVTGTGGIPLPGVNIQITGTSKGASTNADGQFKLSAPAGSTLKISFIGYLSKEVKVVNALPMHITLEEDVQKLNDVVVVGYGTQKKATLTGAITTVSMTEKEGRPITNASNALQGVPGIFTNLSNSQPGVDRSTIRIRGVGTLSNNDPLVLVDGIEYSMDELNPNDIETITVLKDAAASIYGSRAANGVILVTTKKGKGASKINYSYYRGVQKATYLPDIITDPIAYMMLKNQANLNEGTAKVDYTDAQITEYEKGMLTDPITYPANNWYKIALKNGIIQKHDLSVSGSTDKYQYRLSLGYLDRDGILFGPGNHEKKYSVGLNSSMQVTKKLRAGLTLDGYYRNYTQPFYSSTWEYLARALPILTDTLADGRYGNSWLRTAGRNNWEHPRMLSYNGLQTKVVQRFLATIFAEYKLPFDINYNIKFGVDKYDGQLTQFTPRMQTFDPKTNAATNWNNPNTAPRSYKTDYNDMNIHFYNTLDWKKTFASKHNLSAMVGASYDNFDKDQFDASMYGYLDATLDALNAGVYWNATSGNTTRDVLESYFGRVNYDYDGKYLFEAAFRYDGSSRFAKGNRWGLFPSASAGWRIDKESFFQSKLIDVLKLRASAGQMGSQAVPLYNFLPSVYLGEDYSFGGTLSSGGAAKDAVDPNIKWEVTTTYNAGVDINLFKSRLAVTVDAYKKRTDGILRQVNIPSQVGNLNGPKRNVGIVDNTGIELVVQYKNNIGNLDYGVYGNVAYNKNMVVDLKGEKIISGNTITIEGHPIDAYYVLLSDGIFQSNEEVAKSATQSGRTKAGYIKYKDINGDGIINDDDRVILNSSSSAPKYTFGFGFNLGYKGITLSASFQGIAGIKAYPVGNLALPFVNGANATKEWLTDAWTPEKTNARLPIVTTATNGVDNFRGSDFWLRNNSYVRMRNLQLGYSLPDRWLSKVKISKVNVFVNGENLLTFSRYKDFDPEAVLDQSNLYRYPMLKTFNGGLNVTF